The genomic window atttttatctatCCAAAATAATCACATacaaactgtattataaataCAATAGTTTTATGTTTTCATGAGCTTTGAGTCCTtcgatttcttttaaaaaataacattatacaTCAAAAGCTGTCATCTTTGAGtacaatagaaaaataatgagtgTGTTAAGTACTTTAACATACTAGGTATCTTTTATATTCTGCCAACTCCTTTCCCCCAAATAACAATTAATaccaataaaaatagataatatttctatagcactttctACATTTCAGGCACTGTTATGTACTTTTacaattacttcatttgatcttggAAGATAATATGTGAGATATTGATTTCATTTGACCCTGGAAGATAATGTGTGAGTGAGCCAGAGTAAGGAAGTTCAAAAGGGCTtcagacacatactggctgtgtgacccaggcaagtcacttagcctgtttgcctcagtttcctcatctgtcaaatgaagcagagaagaaaatgataaactgacaaattgccaagaaaaccgcaaATTCCTGtagaatcagatatgactaaaaaaaatgactaaacaacttcCTCCCTGTCTTATCACTCAAAGTCTAAACTTAAGGAATATATCCTTTGAGGGAATTTCTAGAATGCATTTTAAATGTCATAAATATATTTTGCTCTAAAATGTTTctaaaactgcacatgtttaacctatattggattattggattaggggaggggggagggagagagaaaggaagaaaattatggaacacaaaattttgcatgggtgaatgttgaactttgcatgtattttgaaaaataaaaagttattataaaataaaataaaatgtttctaaacTTACTGCCTAGGAAAGGTAGCATTTCTTGAATATAGAAgagtagaaaagaaggaaggaaaacgcCTAATtcacttttgttctgtttttaccTCATGAAGTGTGAGATGTTTGCCATCTTTCCTTTTTGAGTCAAATCTCCCATATATTGCACTATATTTCCGAATCTCCTCCTCTTTATGTGGATCATCATCATTCATTTCAAAGATGTGGCCAATCATTTTAGCCAACTTCTTATTAGTTTTCAGCAATTCTTTCACTTCATTCAAGTCACTTTTGGGCAGTGTGGGGACCATTCGTTCCACACACTCAGCCACGGACAGAGCGGCAGCTGCATCTAGAGCCTCCGTGCTTTCTTTTGGTGATGCTGGGGAGCCGAGGTCTGCAGGGGAGAGGCTGTGCTCGCTTTCCGTTGTATGGTGACCTTGCCAGAGCCTGGAGTCGCCGGCACTTTGTAGAGCTAAGGTCCCCACAACATCTGACTTAGCTGGCCCCAGGCTCTGTACACACGTGGTAGCAGCACACTTTGGAATCTTCAAATGAGGTTCCCGAGCATTGCTGCTCCTCTCATAAGAACTACAAGACATTCCCAACCACGTAGGAGAACCCTCTGGCAATTTATAAATGGGGATGCTACTGACAGGCAATGAAGTGAGGGGCTGATTAAAAAGACCAGGGTTTGTAACCCAGTCCCTTAAAGCCTTCTGCAACCTTCTGACATGAAGGGGCTTACTAGCCATGCCCACCAGGGCCATGATTTCCAAAAACTCCTCTTCACCAGCTTCACAGAGCTGCTGGACATCATCACCACCTTGTTGGATGAAGGcatcaaaataagaaagaaggttGGCTTTCTGTAATATTCGGTACAGCTGCAACTCCCCCAGGGTCCTAGGTAGAGCTGATGCCATTACTGAGAAGTCCAAACTGCAAAGAGCAAAGCAGAGGAATAATTCATCAggttattcattattatttaaaaataactactCATTTATATAGCACGTTAAGGTTTCAATGTAATTTATAGACTTCAACTCACCTTCCCTTTATTCCTTCAATAAACTAGACATCAAAGGTTGTAAAAGAATCAAATATTGTAATAACAAAGAAGGGAGTAATCTAAAGGTAAAAATAAGATGTTGTGATAGatatcactaattttttttacaaacctTGGTAtgaaaatattatacaaaaaattttaaattcaaggttttttttttttaattaacaaaaatgtctttttaaaagcttccttcataagaaaccagaaaaaaaaaaaagtctttgcagTCAGCTTTGTTAATAAggctatcatttctttttttttttcctgagtctggggtcaagtgacttgcccagggtcacacagccaggaagtgttaagtgtctgagaccagatttgaactcaggtcctcctgaatgcagggctggtgcttaaagctatcatttctaagatatataaagcACTGTTTCAGATTTATAAGAACAAGAGCCactcctcaattaataaatggtcaaaggatatgaacaagccaGAGGATAAAAGCTAAGCTGTT from Sminthopsis crassicaudata isolate SCR6 chromosome 3, ASM4859323v1, whole genome shotgun sequence includes these protein-coding regions:
- the NAB1 gene encoding NGFI-A-binding protein 1 encodes the protein MASALPRTLGELQLYRILQKANLLSYFDAFIQQGGDDVQQLCEAGEEEFLEIMALVGMASKPLHVRRLQKALRDWVTNPGLFNQPLTSLPVSSIPIYKLPEGSPTWLGMSCSSYERSSNAREPHLKIPKCAATTCVQSLGPAKSDVVGTLALQSAGDSRLWQGHHTTESEHSLSPADLGSPASPKESTEALDAAAALSVAECVERMVPTLPKSDLNEVKELLKTNKKLAKMIGHIFEMNDDDPHKEEEIRKYSAIYGRFDSKRKDGKHLTLHELTVNEAAAQLCVKDNALLTRRDELFALSRQISREVTYKYTYRTTKSKCGERDELSPRDIKVEDGFPDFQDPVQTLFQQDAVKVQLALAKAKGEEFAALNSQQPEKVMAKQMEFLCTQAGYERLQHAERRLSAGLYRQSSEEHSPNGLIADNSDGQAERPLNLRMSSLQNRQPPHFVMDGELSRLYSSNEAKSQSSESLGILKDFPHSAFNLERKVIKTEPEDTR